In Desulfuromonadaceae bacterium, a single genomic region encodes these proteins:
- a CDS encoding fused MFS/spermidine synthase has protein sequence MTDRPFAKALVYLIFTLSGFCALVYEVLWSKHLSLTFGTTIYAVSIVTATFMGGIALGSYLIGRYADQKKNLLTIYAVLELGIALSALFFAPALMAIQTFYVFLVQSFGGTGFANALHIFFSAILLLPAAVYMGGTFPIMCRFFARQKSGGQIGRLYAMNTLGAMAGAFCAGFYLIPTFGLSTTGWLTIAANTLIAITALVLSRSLGKAEATVDVSMSKRHSLPQLAADNKVLLLSISAIGFFSLAYEILWTRVFLLFLGNTTYAFALMLSAYLIGIAIGGALYARNVHPQLNERHIFIVLAGLMGVSILVTVPFYDQLAYLFQFAHEASGERWWHLSTLSFLIVFSVMCLPTIFSGALLPAAVAIVDPGKARTGEGVGLVVFCNTTGAVLGSLVAGFTLIPAFGLLNSFRLLAIANILLAIFISYRLTTQRSKAFVPILLIVTLVAIFLPTQWDQSLMNSGVYIYAPKYASMGGLNKILAAEKIIEVIEGVDTTVAVHENLDGTNRFFTVNGKTDGSTGRDAATQILVGHLPMLLHQSPQDVLVIGLGTGMTLKGLSNHPTKNITCVEISPGVVEASSYFDDANDFALCDAKINLVLNDGRNLLLTEPHNYDVIVSEPSNPWQAGNSNLFTAEFYDLAASRLNSGGILCQWIGLYDIEPGNLKIACNTFLRTFEHVLAFKAGSDLILLGGNTPLQFDYSALQERINHPQISQVLREIEIESAGDLIAKHYLYDRSALLDFAQGAGLNTDDMPILEYSAKYNLGEHTLGEFQATNMQNLLAAQKNIILPIINLGATRWQVAENLRELGIGYSKSGRSDTASHFMRKAQSLEPGKTSPAYN, from the coding sequence ATGACTGATCGCCCTTTTGCCAAAGCTCTCGTTTATCTGATCTTCACTCTTTCGGGATTTTGTGCCCTGGTTTATGAAGTTCTGTGGAGCAAACATCTTTCGTTGACCTTCGGCACAACGATCTACGCGGTCAGCATCGTCACCGCAACGTTTATGGGTGGAATCGCCCTGGGCAGCTACCTTATCGGCCGTTATGCCGACCAGAAAAAGAATCTGTTGACCATCTATGCGGTGCTCGAACTGGGCATTGCTCTCAGTGCGCTGTTCTTTGCTCCGGCCCTGATGGCCATTCAAACTTTTTATGTTTTTCTGGTGCAGTCGTTTGGCGGAACGGGGTTCGCCAACGCTCTGCATATTTTCTTTTCCGCCATTCTGTTATTGCCGGCAGCGGTCTACATGGGGGGCACCTTTCCGATCATGTGTCGTTTCTTTGCTCGCCAGAAAAGTGGCGGACAGATCGGTCGCCTCTATGCGATGAATACCCTGGGCGCCATGGCGGGTGCCTTTTGTGCCGGTTTCTATCTGATTCCAACGTTTGGCCTGTCAACCACCGGGTGGCTCACTATTGCCGCAAATACGCTGATCGCGATCACCGCACTGGTCCTCTCGCGCAGTCTTGGCAAGGCGGAAGCCACGGTCGACGTATCGATGAGCAAACGCCATTCCTTGCCGCAACTGGCGGCTGACAACAAGGTTCTGCTGTTGAGTATCAGTGCCATCGGCTTTTTTTCGCTGGCGTACGAGATTCTCTGGACTCGCGTATTTCTGCTCTTTCTCGGCAACACCACCTATGCCTTTGCGCTGATGCTCAGCGCCTATTTGATCGGCATTGCTATCGGCGGCGCACTTTACGCCCGCAACGTTCACCCGCAGCTCAACGAACGCCATATCTTTATTGTCCTTGCTGGTCTGATGGGGGTTTCAATCCTCGTCACGGTGCCGTTTTATGATCAACTGGCCTATCTGTTCCAGTTTGCCCACGAGGCATCCGGCGAGCGCTGGTGGCACCTGTCAACGCTCTCGTTCCTGATTGTTTTTAGCGTGATGTGTCTGCCGACCATCTTTTCCGGCGCGCTCCTCCCGGCGGCGGTTGCCATTGTCGATCCGGGGAAAGCCCGCACCGGTGAAGGGGTGGGGCTGGTGGTATTTTGCAACACGACCGGCGCGGTGCTCGGCAGTCTGGTCGCAGGATTCACCCTGATCCCGGCGTTCGGACTGTTGAACAGCTTTCGCTTGCTGGCCATCGCCAACATTCTCCTGGCCATTTTTATCTCTTATCGGCTAACCACGCAGCGCTCAAAAGCTTTCGTCCCGATCCTGCTCATCGTAACACTGGTGGCAATCTTTCTGCCGACGCAGTGGGATCAGTCCTTGATGAACAGCGGTGTGTATATTTACGCGCCGAAATACGCCAGCATGGGAGGACTCAACAAGATCCTTGCCGCCGAAAAAATTATCGAAGTGATTGAGGGGGTCGATACGACCGTTGCGGTTCATGAGAACCTGGATGGCACGAATCGTTTCTTTACCGTCAACGGCAAAACAGACGGCAGCACCGGGCGGGATGCCGCAACCCAGATTCTGGTCGGTCATCTGCCGATGCTGCTCCATCAGAGTCCGCAGGACGTGCTGGTGATCGGCCTGGGAACCGGGATGACGCTAAAAGGATTGAGCAACCATCCCACGAAAAATATCACCTGTGTCGAAATTTCTCCCGGCGTGGTTGAGGCATCGTCTTACTTTGACGACGCCAACGACTTTGCCCTGTGCGACGCCAAGATCAATCTTGTCCTCAACGATGGACGCAACCTGCTGCTGACCGAGCCACATAATTACGACGTGATCGTTTCCGAGCCATCAAACCCCTGGCAAGCGGGGAACTCAAATCTCTTTACCGCTGAATTTTACGATCTTGCCGCCAGTCGCTTGAATAGCGGAGGAATTCTCTGCCAATGGATCGGCCTTTATGATATTGAACCGGGCAACCTTAAAATTGCCTGCAATACCTTTTTGCGCACCTTTGAACACGTTTTGGCCTTCAAGGCCGGATCCGACCTGATCCTGCTGGGAGGGAACACACCACTGCAATTTGACTACAGCGCACTGCAGGAGCGCATAAACCATCCCCAAATCAGCCAGGTGTTAAGAGAGATTGAGATCGAATCAGCTGGCGACCTGATCGCCAAACATTACCTGTATGACCGCAGTGCGCTCCTCGATTTTGCACAAGGGGCCGGACTTAATACCGACGATATGCCGATTCTGGAATATTCCGCCAAATATAATCTGGGTGAGCATACACTGGGCGAGTTCCAGGCCACCAATATGCAAAATCTTCTCGCCGCGCAAAAAAACATTATTCTGCCGATTATCAATCTTGGCGCAACCCGCTGGCAAGTCGCCGAGAACCTGCGCGAACTGGGGATCGGTTATTCCAAATCGGGGCGCAGCGATACGGCTTCCCACTTTATGCGCAAAGCGCAATCACTCGAACCGGGGAAAACGTCACCAGCCTACAATTGA